CGTCGGCCTTCTCGGCCATCCCGACGCGCGTCAGCAGGTCCATCGCGGTCGAGACCGCGGCGTCCCGCGAGTACCGCCGCACCCGCATCGGCGCCTCGATGACGTTCTGCAGCACGGTCAGGTGCGGGAACAGGTTGAAGTGCTGGAACACCATGCCGATGTCGGCGCGCTGCGCGTGCACCGCCTTCGGGGACAGCTCGTGCAGCCGGCCCCCGCGCTCCTCCATGCCGATGAGCCGGCCGTCGACCACCACCCGGCCCGCGTCGGGCCGCTCCAGGTGGTTGATGCAGCGCAGCAGCGTCGACTTGCCGGAGCCGGAGGCGCCGATCAGGCACAGCACCTCGCCGGCGCGCACGTCGAGGTCGACGCCGCGCAGCACCTCGTGGGAGCCGAACCGCTTGCGCAGCTCGCGCACCTGCACTAGCGCCTGGGGAGCAGCCACCGGGCCCACCTTCCGTTGCGGGTGACGTCGTCCGGGGTCCGGCGGAAGCCGGCGCCGAGCCGGGCCTCGACGCGGGACTCCACCGCCGTCAGGGCGGTGACCACGGCGAGGTACCAGAGGCACACGACGATGAGGACGGGGATGGTCTCGTACGTGCGGGCGTAGATGAGCTGACCGGCGTACAGCAGCTCCGGCAGCGCGATCACCGACACGACGGACGAGTACTTGAGCAGGCCGATGGCCTCGTTGGCGGCCGGCGGGACGATGACGCGCAGCGCCTGCGGCAGCACGATCCGGCGGAACGTGTCGAGGCGGCCGAGCCCGAGCGCGTGCGCGGCCTCCGTCTGCCCCTTGTCGACCGAGATGATCCCGGAGCGGATGATCTCGCCGAGGTACGCGGCCTCGTTGAGCGCGAGGCCGAGGATCGCGGCCGTCCACGGGGTGATGAGGTCGTTGGTGCTCGCCGACCACAGCGTGGGGCCGAACGGCACCCCGATGCTCACCGTCGGGACCAGGATCGCCAGGTTGTACCAGAGGATCAGCTGCACCAGCACGGGCGTGCCGCGGAAGAACCAGACGTACGCCCCCGCGGTGCCGCGCAGCAGCGGGCTGGTCGACAGCCGCATGGTCGCGAGCACCAGGCCGAGCGCCGCGGCGATGACCGTGCCGATGAGCGTGAGGAGCAGCGTCGTGCGCAGGCCGGCGAGGATGCGCGGGTCGAACAGGTACCGGGCGACGACGTCCCACTGGTAGTTCGGGTTCGTGACGAAGGACGAGACCACCGCGACCGCGAGCACCGCGACCACGGCCATGCCCACCCAGCGCCACGGCCTGGGCCGCGGGACGACGACGTTGTCGGCGCCCCGCGGCGCCAGGGTGAGGTCCGGGCGCGTCATCAGAACGGCGACCCGTTGACGATCGGCTCGTCCAGGGCCCGGGACGGGATGCCCCAGTCCTCGAGGATCGCGGTGTAGGTGCCGTCGGCCATGATCGCCGCGAAGGCCTCCTCCACCTGGGCGGTGAGCTCGCTGTCCTTCGGGAACGCCGCCGCGAAGTAGCCCTCGTTGAGGTAGCCGCCGGACGTCTTCAGGTCCTCGGGGCTCTGGGACAGGATGTACGCGTTCGCGGCCGAGTCGTTCGGCGTGACGTCGATGCGACCGGACTTCAGGGCCAGCACCGTCGCGTCGAGGTCGGCGAACTCGTTGACGGTGATCGCCGGGTCGCCCGCGTCCGTGCACGCGGTCGAGGCGTCGGCGAGCAGGCCGGCCTCCAGCGCGCCGCCGGGGATGCCGACGACCTCGCCGCACAGGTCGTCCATGGACGCCACGTCGCGGAAGTCCGAGCGGGTCAGGAAGTTGTTCTCCGCGAGCAGGTAGTCGACGAAGTCGACCGTCTGCTGCCGCTCCTTGGTGTCGAACATGCCCGTGAGCGCCATGTCGTACCGGCCGGACGCCAGGCCCGGGATGATCGTGTCGAACCCGGCGCTGGTCATCTCGACCGGCCGGCCGAGCTGCTCGGACAGCGCGGCGGCCAGGTCGACGTTGATGCCCTCCCAGGTCGAGCCGTCCTCGCCGAGGAAGTTGTACGGCAGCAGGGAGGGGTCGGCGGCGGCGACGACCGGGTCGCCGCCGGCGCTCGACGAGGGGGTGTCGCCGGTCGCGTCGGCGGAGCCGGAGCAGGCCGAGAGGCCGAGCACCAGCGCCGAGGCGCCGGCCACGAGGAACCGCGTGCGGGAGGTGCGCATGGGGACTCCGTTCGGGGCGGGTCGAGGATCAGGTGGGGGGAGAGATCCCGGCACCGGGCGCCGTCCGCAGGGGGTCGGCCGGTGCCCGGGGTGCCGTGGTGACCATGAGACGGACCGGGTGTTACAGCCGCGTGACGCTGGACGGTCCGCGCGGTTTCGACCCCGCGGAACCGACACGTTCCCGACACGGAGGGCTTCCTACGATGGCCGGGACGCCCCTCCTCGCGGTCGGGCCGACATGTTCCCGACGCACGAGAGGCCCCTCGGTGCCCCCGACTCCCCCGACGCCGCCCGCCCCGACGCAGCCCCCCTCGCCCGCCGCGGGGGACGCGGTCGCCCGCATGATGGCCACCGAGACCGCCCCGGACGAGGTGGACCTCTCGATCGGCGAGCCGGACCAGCCGCTGCCCGGGGTCCTCGTGGAGGCGGCGGTCGCGAGCCTGCGCGCCGGGCGCACCGGCTACACGCCGAAGCTCGGCCTCAGCGACCTGCGGGCGCTGGTCGCCGAGGACGTCGAGGCCGGCACCGGGTTCCGCCCCGACCCCGCCGACGTCGTCATCACCGTGGGAGGGACCGGTGCCGTCGCGGTCGCCCTGGCGGCGACGTGCGCGCCCGGGGGTGCGGCCGTGGTGCCCGACCCCGCCTGGCCCAACTACCGGGTGCTCGCCGACCGTCTGGGGATCGCGGTGCTGCCCTACCGGCAGGGCCCGTCCGGCGACGCGTTCGCCGACCTGGACGCCGTGGAGGCGGGGCTGCGCGCGGGCGCCCGCCTGGTGGTCGTGAACTCCCCGAGCAACCCCACGGGCGCGGTGGCGTCGTCCGCGGCGCTGCGGGACGTCGTCGCGCTGGCGCGGGAGCACGACGCGTTCGTGCTGTCCGACGAGGCCTACGAGGCCGTCGTGTTCGCGGGCGGCCGCGCCCCGTCACCGCTCGCGGACGGCGGCCACGACCGCACGCTCGCGGCCCGGACCTTCTCCAAGACGTGGTCGATGACGGGCCTGCGGGTCGGCGCCCTCGTGGCACCCCCGGCCCTGCGGGAGGCCGTCGCCGCGCTGCACGGCACCACGGCGGGCTGCGCACCGGTCACGGCCCAGCTCGTCGCCGCCGAGGCGCTGCGGTCGCTGCCCGGCCGCGGCGCCGAGCTCGCAGCCGTCTACCGGGCGCGGTCCGAGCGCGCGGTCCGCCTGCTCGGGCCGTGGGCGCCGCAGGAGCCGGTCGCCGCGCTCGGCGGGTTCTACCTGTGGGTGGACGCCCGGCGCACCGGTCGCACCAGCGCCGAGCTCGTCGCCGCCCTGCGGGGCCACGGCGTCGTCACCTCGGCCGGCACCGTGTACACCGCGCAGGACGGCTACGTGCGGCTCGCGCTCACCGCGCCGGACGACGTCCTGGACGCGGCCCTCGCGACGACCCGGCGGACGCTCGACGCGCTCGCCGCCGAGGCTCCGGCGCCGCGCTGACGGCGACGCCGCTCAGCCGGCGAGCCGCACCAGCGCGCCGAGCGCGGCCGTCGCGGCGACGCCGGCCACGGTCCAGGCGACCATGCTCCCCGCCACCCAGCCGGTCAGCCGGGCGCGGCTGCCGGGCGCCCACAGCGGCGCGGGCTCGTCGCGCAGGTGGTCCAGGGCGTCGCGGACCGCGCGCAGCGGGGTGGTGGTACGGGCGGCGGTGGGCGTGACGGTGCTCATGGTGCTC
This is a stretch of genomic DNA from Cellulomonas sp. ES6. It encodes these proteins:
- a CDS encoding amino acid ABC transporter ATP-binding protein, with product MAAPQALVQVRELRKRFGSHEVLRGVDLDVRAGEVLCLIGASGSGKSTLLRCINHLERPDAGRVVVDGRLIGMEERGGRLHELSPKAVHAQRADIGMVFQHFNLFPHLTVLQNVIEAPMRVRRYSRDAAVSTAMDLLTRVGMAEKADAYPRSLSGGQQQRVAIARGLAMRPGLMLFDEPTSALDPELVGEVLDVMRGLAADGMTMIVVTHEMAFAREVASQVAFMADGLVVEQGAPAQVLGAPAHERTRSFLSKVL
- a CDS encoding amino acid ABC transporter permease; this translates as MTRPDLTLAPRGADNVVVPRPRPWRWVGMAVVAVLAVAVVSSFVTNPNYQWDVVARYLFDPRILAGLRTTLLLTLIGTVIAAALGLVLATMRLSTSPLLRGTAGAYVWFFRGTPVLVQLILWYNLAILVPTVSIGVPFGPTLWSASTNDLITPWTAAILGLALNEAAYLGEIIRSGIISVDKGQTEAAHALGLGRLDTFRRIVLPQALRVIVPPAANEAIGLLKYSSVVSVIALPELLYAGQLIYARTYETIPVLIVVCLWYLAVVTALTAVESRVEARLGAGFRRTPDDVTRNGRWARWLLPRR
- a CDS encoding ABC transporter substrate-binding protein codes for the protein MRTSRTRFLVAGASALVLGLSACSGSADATGDTPSSSAGGDPVVAAADPSLLPYNFLGEDGSTWEGINVDLAAALSEQLGRPVEMTSAGFDTIIPGLASGRYDMALTGMFDTKERQQTVDFVDYLLAENNFLTRSDFRDVASMDDLCGEVVGIPGGALEAGLLADASTACTDAGDPAITVNEFADLDATVLALKSGRIDVTPNDSAANAYILSQSPEDLKTSGGYLNEGYFAAAFPKDSELTAQVEEAFAAIMADGTYTAILEDWGIPSRALDEPIVNGSPF
- a CDS encoding pyridoxal phosphate-dependent aminotransferase; the encoded protein is MMATETAPDEVDLSIGEPDQPLPGVLVEAAVASLRAGRTGYTPKLGLSDLRALVAEDVEAGTGFRPDPADVVITVGGTGAVAVALAATCAPGGAAVVPDPAWPNYRVLADRLGIAVLPYRQGPSGDAFADLDAVEAGLRAGARLVVVNSPSNPTGAVASSAALRDVVALAREHDAFVLSDEAYEAVVFAGGRAPSPLADGGHDRTLAARTFSKTWSMTGLRVGALVAPPALREAVAALHGTTAGCAPVTAQLVAAEALRSLPGRGAELAAVYRARSERAVRLLGPWAPQEPVAALGGFYLWVDARRTGRTSAELVAALRGHGVVTSAGTVYTAQDGYVRLALTAPDDVLDAALATTRRTLDALAAEAPAPR